The Mytilus trossulus isolate FHL-02 chromosome 3, PNRI_Mtr1.1.1.hap1, whole genome shotgun sequence genome contains a region encoding:
- the LOC134709474 gene encoding uncharacterized protein LOC134709474 → MEIHSLVKKTYSCCFPASFSMFIQLLIIGISTCVNAYPWINLKENGVDKLSTGLQYQDNNDLSNELNSLIEKLYSNRLSTLEEENKLWSENNDTPNIYDSDKTSHALAELLTYNPLPECQEKYLINMKQFISCIKEIQGNIHSGVLSKRRDGLMKLNPTGWKRKRRDTATSLALDQRSQNEYRLNQLINHLLMQKREKMRFNPTGW, encoded by the coding sequence GCATGTTTATTCAACTTCTAATTATCGGTATATCTACTTGTGTGAATGCATATCCCTGgataaatttgaaagaaaatggtGTAGATAAGCTGTCAACAGGATTACAATACCAGGATAATAATGACCTTTCAAACGAATTGAATTCCTTGATTGAAAAACTGTATTCTAATAGACTCAGTACGTTAGaggaagaaaataaattatggAGTGAAAACAATGATACACCAAACATATACGATAGTGACAAAACATCGCATGCTCTCGCAGAACTCTTGACGTACAATCCATTACCAGAGTGTCAAGAGAAATATTTGAtcaatatgaaacaatttataTCATGCATCAAAGAAATTCAAGGAAATATACATAGTGGTGTACTTTCAAAGCGCAGAGATGGGTTGATGAAGTTAAATCCTACTGGCTGGAAGCGGAAACGACGGGACACTGCTACAAGTTTGGCGCTTGATCAAAGAAGTCAAAACGAGTATCGACTTAACCAGCTGATTAATCACCTGTTGATGCAGAAGCGAGAAAAGATGCGGTTTAATCCAACTGGTTGGTGA